One genomic segment of Hordeum vulgare subsp. vulgare chromosome 2H, MorexV3_pseudomolecules_assembly, whole genome shotgun sequence includes these proteins:
- the LOC123427438 gene encoding GDSL esterase/lipase At5g41890 isoform X1, translating to MAVLPPRCCSSLFTAAILLLFCPSPASPHAFFIFGDSLVDAGNNDYLVTLSKANTPPYGVDFSFSGGKPTGRFTNGRTIADVIGEALGQESFAPPYLAPNSSAEVIDSGANYASGSSGIFDETGSFYIGRVPLGQQISYFEKTRAQILETMGENAAADFLGEALFTVAAGSNDILEYLSPSVPIFGRQKPDPADFQDALVAKLAFHLKRLNELGARKFVVADVGPLGCIPYVRALEFIPAGECSAAVNKLCEGYNRRLKRMIGRLNQETGPESAFVYTNTHGIVTEIIRQHRQYGRLSLSFFLVSCISWAEAWICGSVARRFRGGAGPLLRRQLPAVPVHRRRQLELHPVRGPLQVRVLGRLPPDRGRQLHRRRQGRRRRRRRCVARQRPRLVPASIRMNKEVDRLALRACVRACTASRNISSPRAALPARLL from the exons ATGGCCGTGCTCCCTCCCCGCTGCTGCTCTTCCCTCTTCACGGCGGCGATCCTGCTCCTCTTCTGTCCGTCACCGGCATCGCCCCATGCTTTCTTCATCTTCGGCGACTCCCTCGTCGACGCCGGGAACAACGACTATCTCGTGACCCTCTCCAAGGCCAACACCCCGCCATACGGCGTCGACTTCTCGTTTTCCGGCGGCAAGCCGACCGGGAGGTTCACCAACGGGAGGACCATCGCGGATGTCATCG GTGAAGCATTGGGGCAGGAGAGCTTCGCTCCTCCCTACCTCGCTCCAAACTCTAGTGCTGAAGTGATCGACAGTGGAGCCAACTATGCTTCTGGTTCTTCCGGCATTTTCGACGAGACCGGCTCCTTTTAT ATCGGAAGAGTGCCACTAGGACAGCAAATCAGCTACTTTGAGAAGACCAGAGCTCAGATACTGGAGACCATGGGGGAGAATGCCGCGGCCGACTTCTTGGGGGAGGCGCTCTTCACGGTGGCTGCTGGGTCCAATGACATCTTGGAGTACCTCTCGCCTTCAGTGCCAATCTTCGGTCGACAGAAGCCTGACCCTGCAGATTTCCAGGACGCCTTGGTTGCCAAGTTGGCATTCCATCTCAAG CGGCTGAACGAACTCGGGGCTAGGAAGTTTGTCGTCGCCGACGTCGGGCCGCTGGGCTGCATACCGTACGTGCGCGCCCTGGAGTTCATCCCGGCCGGCGAGTGCTCGGCGGCCGTGAACAAGCTCTGCGAAGGCTACAACAGGAGGCTGAAGAGGATGATCGGCAGGCTGAACCAGGAGACGGGCCCGGAGAGCGCCTTCGTCTACACCAACACCCACGGCATCGTCACGGAGATCATCCGGCAGCACCGTCAATACGGTAGGctttctctttctttctttcttgtttCCTGCATTTCGTGGGCTGAAGCTTGGATCTGTGGCTCTGTGGCGCGTAGGTTTCGAGGAGGCGCTGGACCCTTGCTGCGGCGGCAGCTTCCCGCCGTTCCTGTGCATCGGCGTCGCCAACTCGAGCTCCACCCTGTGCGAGGACCGCTCCAAGTACGTGTTCTGGGACGCCTTCCACCCGACCGAGGCCGTCAACTTCATCGTCGCCGGCAGGGTCGTCGACGGCGGCGCCGCCGATGCGTCGCCCGTCAACGTCCGCGCCTTGTTCCAGCGTCGATACGGATGAACAAGGAGGTCGATCGCCTTGcgttgcgtgcgtgcgtgcgtgcgtgcaccGCATCGCGGAATATCTCCTCCCCTCGCGCAGCGCTTCCTGCACGTCTTCTTTAA
- the LOC123427437 gene encoding rho GTPase-activating protein 5-like, translating to MAPFQMRFGLGISPSRTYDDEEEEEEEDDEEEEEEFEEEGEEDDMEAESDGTASPPSTMMQAGRGGGLVGAVVGALRRSLVMCSAGAMGDADDSDSDDEEGMEIGRPMDVRHVAHVTFDRFGGFLGLPADLEPDVPRPTPGVSASVFGVSPTSLQCSYDQRGNSVPTILMMMQRKLYLREGLKIEGIFRINAENGQEICVRDQLNSGVVPDEVDLHCLAGLIKAWFRELPTGVLDTLTPEQVMHCNTEEECALLASMLPPVEGALLNWAINLMADVVELENYNKMNARNIAMVFAPNMTQMADPLTALMHAVQVMNFLRTLIVRTLREREEAAAASMTLQSCSDSPNDQDEPQMPEHLEKPSTCSIQERVDHPMIDKAISEQLLSEAQQVLHNSKNDFEEQEKKCDMDHSKCHSGVPPRHNDPNSRMSGSGKEFGSRNAEGLFDRFSFRKGVERLCRHPVFQLSRSMRKAPDVAVFDAPREARQAWV from the exons ATGGCGCCGTTCCAGATGCGGTTCGGGCTCGGGATCTCACCGTCGCGCAcctacgacgacgaggaggaggaggaggaggaagacgacgaggaagaagaggaagagtttgaagaggagggggaggaagacgacatggaGGCGGAGAGCGACGGGACggcctcgccgccgtcgacgaTGATGCAggccgggaggggaggagggctggTGGGCGCGGTGGTCGGCGCGCTGCGGAGGTCGCTGGTCATGTGCAGCGCCGGCGCGATGGGGGACGCCGACGACAGCGACAGCGACGACGAGGAGGGGATGGAGATTGGGCGGCCCATGGACGTGCGGCACGTCGCCCACGTCACCTTCGACCGCTTCGGCGGCTTCCTCGGTCTCCCCGCCGACCTCGAGCCCGACGTGCCCCGCCCCACGCCCGGCGTCAG TGCAAGTGTATTTGGCGTTTCACCAACCTCTTTGCAATGTTCATATGATCAAAGAGGAAATAGTGTGCCCACAATACTCATGATGATGCAGAGGAAGTTGTATCTACGAGAAGGACTTAAG ATTGAAGGGATCTTCAGAATTAACGCAGAGAATGGTCAAGAAATCTGCGTCAGGGACCAATTAAACAGTGGCGTTGTTCCGGATGAAGTTGACTTACACTGCCTGGCTGGGTTGATAAAG GCATGGTTTCGGGAACTTCCAACAGGAGTATTGGACACGCTGACTCCAGAGCAAGTAATGCACTGCAACACAGAAGAGGAGTGCGCTCTCCTTGCTTCTATGCTACCACCAGTTGAAGGGGCATTACTTAATTGGGCTATTAACCTAATGGCCGATGTTGTGGAGCTCGAAAACTACAACAAGATGAATGCGCGAAACATCGCTATGGTTTTTGCGCCAAACATGACTCAG ATGGCCGATCCCTTAACCGCCCTGATGCACGCAGTTCAGGTGATGAATTTCCTCAGGACTCTGATCGTAAGGACCCTAAGGGAAAGGGAGGAGGCAGCTGCAGCATCCATGACATTGCAGTCATGCTCTGATTCCCCAAATGACCAAGACGAACCTCAGATGCCAGAGCATTTGGAGAAACCGTCCACTTGTTCAATTCAGGAGAGGGTCGATCACCCTATGATTGACAAGGCTATTTCTGAACAGCTTCTGTCCGAAGCTCAACAAGTCCTGCATAACTCGAAAAATGATttcgaagaacaagagaagaagtgtGATATGGACCACAGTAAGTGCCACAGTGGAGTTCCTCCACGTCACAACGATCCGAATAGCCGAATGAGCGGTTCCGGAAAAGAATTTGGTAGCAGAAACGCGGAGGGCTTGTTCGACAGATTTAGTTTCAGGAAAGGTGTGGAGAGGCTGTGCAGGCACCCTGTGTTTCAGTTGAGTAGGTCCATGAGGAAGGCCCCAGACGTGGCTGTGTTTGATGCTCCCAGAGAAGCAAGACAAGCCTGGGTATGA
- the LOC123427438 gene encoding GDSL esterase/lipase At5g41890 isoform X2, producing the protein MAVLPPRCCSSLFTAAILLLFCPSPASPHAFFIFGDSLVDAGNNDYLVTLSKANTPPYGVDFSFSGGKPTGRFTNGRTIADVIGEALGQESFAPPYLAPNSSAEVIDSGANYASGSSGIFDETGSFYIGRVPLGQQISYFEKTRAQILETMGENAAADFLGEALFTVAAGSNDILEYLSPSVPIFGRQKPDPADFQDALVAKLAFHLKRLNELGARKFVVADVGPLGCIPYVRALEFIPAGECSAAVNKLCEGYNRRLKRMIGRLNQETGPESAFVYTNTHGIVTEIIRQHRQYGFEEALDPCCGGSFPPFLCIGVANSSSTLCEDRSKYVFWDAFHPTEAVNFIVAGRVVDGGAADASPVNVRALFQRRYG; encoded by the exons ATGGCCGTGCTCCCTCCCCGCTGCTGCTCTTCCCTCTTCACGGCGGCGATCCTGCTCCTCTTCTGTCCGTCACCGGCATCGCCCCATGCTTTCTTCATCTTCGGCGACTCCCTCGTCGACGCCGGGAACAACGACTATCTCGTGACCCTCTCCAAGGCCAACACCCCGCCATACGGCGTCGACTTCTCGTTTTCCGGCGGCAAGCCGACCGGGAGGTTCACCAACGGGAGGACCATCGCGGATGTCATCG GTGAAGCATTGGGGCAGGAGAGCTTCGCTCCTCCCTACCTCGCTCCAAACTCTAGTGCTGAAGTGATCGACAGTGGAGCCAACTATGCTTCTGGTTCTTCCGGCATTTTCGACGAGACCGGCTCCTTTTAT ATCGGAAGAGTGCCACTAGGACAGCAAATCAGCTACTTTGAGAAGACCAGAGCTCAGATACTGGAGACCATGGGGGAGAATGCCGCGGCCGACTTCTTGGGGGAGGCGCTCTTCACGGTGGCTGCTGGGTCCAATGACATCTTGGAGTACCTCTCGCCTTCAGTGCCAATCTTCGGTCGACAGAAGCCTGACCCTGCAGATTTCCAGGACGCCTTGGTTGCCAAGTTGGCATTCCATCTCAAG CGGCTGAACGAACTCGGGGCTAGGAAGTTTGTCGTCGCCGACGTCGGGCCGCTGGGCTGCATACCGTACGTGCGCGCCCTGGAGTTCATCCCGGCCGGCGAGTGCTCGGCGGCCGTGAACAAGCTCTGCGAAGGCTACAACAGGAGGCTGAAGAGGATGATCGGCAGGCTGAACCAGGAGACGGGCCCGGAGAGCGCCTTCGTCTACACCAACACCCACGGCATCGTCACGGAGATCATCCGGCAGCACCGTCAATACG GTTTCGAGGAGGCGCTGGACCCTTGCTGCGGCGGCAGCTTCCCGCCGTTCCTGTGCATCGGCGTCGCCAACTCGAGCTCCACCCTGTGCGAGGACCGCTCCAAGTACGTGTTCTGGGACGCCTTCCACCCGACCGAGGCCGTCAACTTCATCGTCGCCGGCAGGGTCGTCGACGGCGGCGCCGCCGATGCGTCGCCCGTCAACGTCCGCGCCTTGTTCCAGCGTCGATACGGATGA